A stretch of DNA from Pirellulales bacterium:
CCCCTTGGCGCTGCCGTCGAGCTTGGCCAATACGATGCCGCTGCACTGCACGGCGGCCGTGAAGTGCTTGGCCTGGCTGATGCCGTTTTGCCCCGTGGTGGCGTCGAGCACCAGCAGCACTTCTTGTGGAGCGTCGGGCACGAGCTTGCCAATCACACGATGTATCTTGCTCAGCTCTTGCATCAGATTCTGCTGTGTTTGCAAGCGGCCGGCCGTGTCGACAATGCACACATCGGCCTTTTGCTCCAGCGCGGCGGCCACCGCGCGGTGCGCGACGCTGGCCGGATCGGCGCCTTGCGGCGCCGTGACGATCTCAACGCCTAACCGCTTGGCCCAAATGGTGAGTTGCTCAACCGCAGCCGCCCGAAACGTGTCGGCGGCGCCGAGCACCACGGACTTGCCTTGAGATTTTAAGAGATGCGCCAACTTGGCGATCGATGTGGTTTTGCCCGAGCCGTTCACGCCGGCGACCATGATTACGGTAAGCCCTTCCGGAGCAAAACGGATCGGCTGCTCGGGCTGCGTGAGCAAGGTTTTGAGCTCTGGCTTGCCGGCTTCAATGACGTCGTCCAGAAATACGACGCGGCCGCGAAAATCGCGGCGCACGCGTTCGACAATCACCTTGGCGGCCGCCACCCCCATATCGGTCTTCACGAGAATGGCGTACAGCTCGGCCAGAAAATCGTCGTCCACCAGACGCCCTTCGCGCTTGAACAAGTCGCGAACGTCGGTGTTGAGCACCTGCGCGGTCTTCTTCAGACCTTGCTTCAGCTTGTCGAACAGACCCATGAATCCACTCTTACAGAAAAATCAATTAGCGAAGCGCGATTCACATCGACTTGCGCAAGGCCAGCAGGCGATCGAGGATGCCGTTGACGAATTGCGGGCTGTGGGCCGTGCCAAACCGCTTCGACAGTTCGACCGCTTCGTTGATGGCGACAGCGCCTGGCGTGTCGCCATACAAGATCTCGAAGGCGCCTAGTCGCAGGATATTGCGGTCGGTGCAGGCCATCCGTTCCAGGCTCCAATTGTCGGCCGTTTTCGCCAGGAACTCATCGAGTTCGCTGCGATTGCGACGCACCCCAGACACCAGAGTGCGCGCGAAGTCGGCCAGTTCGGCGGCCGACAATCGGCGCGACAAAAACTCGTCGGCATGCGCTGGATTGCCGCGAGGATTCAGATCGTCTTGAAAGAGCACCTGAAGGGCCACTTCACGTGCTCGACTGCGGCGAGTCATGCGCCTGATTCTCTGGTCCGGTGGTCACATCCCAAGCGAAAGCTAACTCACAGTG
This window harbors:
- the nusB gene encoding transcription antitermination factor NusB, which codes for MTRRSRAREVALQVLFQDDLNPRGNPAHADEFLSRRLSAAELADFARTLVSGVRRNRSELDEFLAKTADNWSLERMACTDRNILRLGAFEILYGDTPGAVAINEAVELSKRFGTAHSPQFVNGILDRLLALRKSM
- the ftsY gene encoding signal recognition particle-docking protein FtsY, translated to MGLFDKLKQGLKKTAQVLNTDVRDLFKREGRLVDDDFLAELYAILVKTDMGVAAAKVIVERVRRDFRGRVVFLDDVIEAGKPELKTLLTQPEQPIRFAPEGLTVIMVAGVNGSGKTTSIAKLAHLLKSQGKSVVLGAADTFRAAAVEQLTIWAKRLGVEIVTAPQGADPASVAHRAVAAALEQKADVCIVDTAGRLQTQQNLMQELSKIHRVIGKLVPDAPQEVLLVLDATTGQNGISQAKHFTAAVQCSGIVLAKLDGSAKGGVIVAIRQQIDLPVKFVGVGEQLEDLAAFDSSSFVDALFADIAAAA